The following are encoded together in the Acidimicrobiia bacterium genome:
- a CDS encoding rhodanese-like domain-containing protein, producing the protein MFNKYAVNVVQANDLLAAGTTLVDVRTKAEWQTSHVPGSVRVSLDSIQHRRGALARQYAGSEVLVICRSGNRSSRAAAMFRDMGVNAVNVRGGINAWTRKQLPLNKGR; encoded by the coding sequence ATGTTCAACAAATACGCAGTCAATGTCGTCCAGGCCAACGACCTGCTGGCCGCAGGGACCACCCTCGTGGATGTTCGCACCAAGGCGGAATGGCAAACCAGCCACGTGCCCGGCTCTGTTCGGGTATCGCTCGATTCGATCCAGCACCGACGGGGCGCTCTTGCTCGCCAGTACGCCGGCTCGGAGGTGTTGGTCATCTGCCGATCTGGTAACCGATCCAGTCGGGCGGCAGCGATGTTCCGAGACATGGGCGTAAACGCCGTCAATGTGCGCGGCGGGATCAATGCCTGGACCCGTAAACAACTCCCCCTGAACAAAGGACGCTGA
- a CDS encoding rhodanese-like domain-containing protein, with amino-acid sequence MRRILLPLVILGLVAAACGTATETGIQTVSAQDAYAITSAPPADLVVLDVRTPDEFNEGHLANAINIDFYAPDFSANLAALDKDVPYVLYCRSGSRSGTTAQEMQSLGFAEVYEVDGGIVSWLNSGLPLADS; translated from the coding sequence ATGCGCCGAATACTTCTCCCTCTCGTAATCCTCGGTTTGGTCGCCGCGGCCTGCGGCACGGCAACCGAAACCGGAATTCAGACCGTCTCGGCCCAGGATGCCTATGCGATCACTTCGGCCCCTCCGGCCGACCTCGTCGTGCTGGACGTGCGAACACCGGACGAATTCAACGAAGGCCACCTGGCCAATGCGATCAATATCGACTTCTATGCTCCCGACTTCTCCGCCAACCTGGCCGCCCTCGACAAAGACGTCCCGTACGTTCTCTACTGTCGATCGGGCAGCCGGAGCGGCACAACCGCCCAGGAAATGCAATCACTGGGCTTTGCCGAGGTCTACGAAGTCGACGGTGGCATTGTGTCCTGGCTCAATAGCGGCCTTCCGCTCGCCGACTCCTAG
- a CDS encoding molybdopterin-dependent oxidoreductase, translated as METVLNDSQPDEQPPLSPPRGSGALAGVVAVAVALAVTELIVGIIGRGQSVIVSIGNWVIGISPEPLVKWAIRTFSTNDKLVLVLSILATVFILGALVGIVATRRLVLAAAAFVGAGILGWAIVTTDPVADLPAAAAAVGLGVLAGLAALVVLGRRRAAAITDDSRRSFLTAVGVTAALAGVAGLVGRGLVNGIASASERAEISLPTLPETPVLIPAGAQVEGAVPVITSNADFYLIDTALRPPPINLASWQLTIKGMVDQEVTLTYDELSALAMTERVVTLSCVSNTVGGSLVGTAKWLGVPLRDVLDMAGVQEGATQIVGRSIDDFTVGFPTEAAYDGRDALIAIGMNDEPLPVDHGYPARLVVAGLYGYVSATKWLSEIELTTWEGFDAYWIPRNWAKEGPIKTQSRIDSPRPNVNVEAGPRRIAGVAWAPNTGIAAVEISIDDGEWQSANLGEPLSDNAWRQWYVDWDAPVGRHSISVRATDNSGYTQTAELKSPQPDGATGHHTIAVNVA; from the coding sequence ATGGAAACCGTACTTAACGACTCTCAGCCAGACGAACAGCCACCGCTCTCTCCGCCGCGGGGCTCGGGCGCCCTGGCCGGGGTGGTGGCCGTCGCTGTTGCTCTGGCAGTCACTGAACTGATAGTCGGGATAATCGGTCGCGGTCAGTCGGTGATCGTCTCGATCGGTAACTGGGTAATCGGGATCTCCCCCGAACCGCTCGTGAAGTGGGCCATCCGGACTTTCAGTACCAACGACAAGCTCGTTCTTGTTCTTTCCATTCTGGCCACGGTGTTCATACTGGGTGCTCTGGTCGGCATCGTGGCAACCCGTCGGTTGGTACTGGCCGCGGCCGCATTTGTGGGAGCCGGCATTCTGGGCTGGGCCATCGTCACGACCGACCCCGTGGCCGACCTTCCCGCCGCCGCCGCGGCGGTCGGCCTTGGAGTGTTGGCGGGCTTGGCGGCGCTTGTGGTGCTGGGCCGCAGGCGTGCGGCGGCAATCACCGATGATTCCCGCCGCTCGTTCCTGACGGCGGTCGGCGTTACCGCGGCTCTCGCCGGCGTTGCCGGGCTGGTGGGACGGGGTCTGGTGAACGGGATTGCCTCGGCTTCTGAACGAGCGGAGATTTCCTTGCCAACGTTGCCGGAGACTCCGGTTCTCATCCCGGCTGGCGCCCAGGTCGAGGGGGCGGTTCCGGTCATCACCTCGAACGCCGATTTCTACCTTATCGATACGGCTCTTCGGCCCCCTCCGATCAATCTGGCGTCGTGGCAGCTGACGATCAAAGGTATGGTCGATCAGGAAGTGACGCTGACCTATGACGAATTGTCGGCCCTCGCCATGACCGAGCGGGTGGTCACGCTTTCGTGTGTCTCGAACACGGTCGGTGGGTCCCTCGTCGGAACCGCCAAGTGGTTGGGGGTTCCGTTGCGGGACGTCCTCGACATGGCCGGGGTTCAGGAAGGTGCCACGCAGATCGTGGGCCGGTCAATCGACGATTTCACGGTGGGCTTCCCAACTGAAGCTGCCTATGACGGACGCGACGCTCTCATCGCGATCGGGATGAACGATGAACCGCTCCCGGTCGACCACGGCTACCCGGCGCGCCTGGTGGTGGCCGGTCTGTATGGGTATGTCTCTGCTACCAAGTGGCTGAGCGAGATCGAACTGACGACCTGGGAAGGCTTTGATGCCTACTGGATTCCACGGAACTGGGCGAAGGAAGGTCCGATCAAGACCCAGTCCCGGATCGACTCGCCAAGGCCCAACGTCAACGTGGAAGCTGGACCCCGCCGGATCGCTGGCGTGGCGTGGGCGCCCAACACTGGCATTGCCGCAGTTGAGATCAGCATCGACGACGGTGAATGGCAGTCGGCCAATCTGGGTGAGCCTCTGAGCGACAATGCCTGGCGCCAGTGGTATGTCGACTGGGATGCGCCGGTGGGTCGGCATTCGATCTCCGTGCGCGCCACCGATAACTCCGGCTACACGCAAACGGCCGAACTCAAGTCACCTCAGCCGGACGGAGCGACCGGCCACCACACGATCGCCGTCAACGTCGCCTAG
- a CDS encoding NAD(P)-dependent oxidoreductase, which produces MAGLAGKTIFMSGGSRGIGLAIALRAAVDGANVALIAKTAEPHPQLPGTVYTAAEEIVRAGGHALPIVGDIRYEDSVNSAVEATVERFGGIDIVVNNASAINLSGTESLSMKAYDLMQNINTRGTFLVSKACIPYLREASNPHILTLSPPLNMAQHWFQNHAAYTIAKYGMSMCTLGMSAEFAGDGIGVNSLWPRTLIATAAVQNLLGGDAAMSRSRRPEIVADAAYEILCRPARQTTGNFFIDDDVLAEAGKTDLSEYTYVEGAELQQDIFLD; this is translated from the coding sequence ATGGCGGGTCTGGCAGGAAAGACGATTTTCATGTCCGGGGGAAGCCGCGGGATCGGCCTGGCCATTGCCCTGCGAGCGGCTGTCGACGGGGCCAACGTGGCGTTGATCGCCAAGACGGCCGAGCCACATCCACAACTGCCGGGTACGGTCTACACGGCCGCCGAGGAGATCGTGCGTGCCGGCGGGCATGCTTTGCCGATCGTTGGTGATATACGCTACGAAGACTCGGTTAACTCGGCTGTCGAAGCGACGGTTGAGCGGTTTGGCGGCATCGATATCGTCGTCAACAACGCCTCCGCGATCAATCTCAGCGGGACTGAGTCTCTGTCGATGAAGGCGTATGACCTCATGCAGAACATCAACACCCGGGGAACGTTTCTCGTTTCAAAAGCGTGCATTCCCTACCTCAGGGAAGCCTCGAATCCGCACATCCTTACCCTGTCGCCACCGCTCAATATGGCCCAGCACTGGTTCCAGAACCACGCCGCCTACACCATCGCCAAATACGGGATGAGCATGTGCACCCTTGGTATGTCAGCCGAGTTTGCCGGTGACGGCATCGGGGTGAACTCGCTGTGGCCTCGTACACTGATAGCCACCGCGGCGGTTCAGAACCTGCTGGGAGGCGACGCTGCCATGTCACGTTCGCGGCGACCGGAGATCGTTGCTGATGCGGCGTACGAGATTCTCTGTCGACCCGCCCGCCAGACGACGGGCAACTTCTTCATCGATGATGATGTCCTGGCAGAGGCGGGCAAGACCGACCTATCCGAGTATACGTATGTCGAGGGCGCCGAACTCCAGCAGGACATTTTTCTTGACTAG